The DNA segment ATATACATAAAAAAACAAACCAAATGCTTAAAGCATTTGGTTTGTTCGTCTTTTATTAAAGGTGACCTGAGTGTCCGCCTTGCATAACCCAATAAGTACCAATAACAGTAATTAACGTTATGATAATTGCGAATAACACTTTGAAACCTTGTAAGTTACCATCTTTACCTTCAGTTAAGTGCATGAACATTAATAATTGAACTGCAGCTTGAATGAAAGCAAAACCAAAGATGATAGTAATCTTAGCGTTAAGTGCCATTGACGT comes from the Staphylococcus hsinchuensis genome and includes:
- the qoxD gene encoding cytochrome aa3 quinol oxidase subunit IV; translation: MNTIVKHTIGFIASIVLTILAVYVTLYTSMALNAKITIIFGFAFIQAAVQLLMFMHLTEGKDGNLQGFKVLFAIIITLITVIGTYWVMQGGHSGHL